A part of Propioniciclava coleopterorum genomic DNA contains:
- the nusA gene encoding transcription termination factor NusA has protein sequence MDIDMGALRMLERDKDIPMGVLVRAMEEAILNAYEKSGHPVKGARVELDTKSGRFSVMAPETDEEGEVVGWYEDTPEGFGRVAAATARQVIFQRLREAEDEQKFGHFAAKEGDIITGVIQADRDSRTVRVDLGPLEAIMPPAEQVPTETYRHGDRIRVYVVAVRREPKGPQVVVSRTHPNLVQRLFKMEVPEIESGVVEIKALAREAGYRTKIAVNSNDTNVSAKGACIGPMGQRVRAVMNELNGEKIDIIDWSEDGATFVAEALSPAKVSSVTVTDQFAKAARVIVPDYQLSLAIGREGQNARLAARLTGWRIDIRPDTQQD, from the coding sequence GTGGACATCGACATGGGCGCGCTGCGCATGCTGGAGCGCGACAAGGACATCCCGATGGGGGTCCTGGTGCGCGCGATGGAGGAGGCCATCCTCAACGCGTACGAGAAGTCGGGTCACCCCGTGAAGGGGGCCCGCGTCGAGCTGGACACCAAGTCCGGGCGGTTCTCGGTGATGGCCCCGGAGACCGACGAGGAGGGCGAGGTCGTCGGCTGGTACGAGGACACGCCGGAGGGCTTCGGGCGGGTGGCGGCGGCCACCGCGCGCCAGGTGATCTTCCAGCGGCTGCGGGAGGCCGAGGACGAGCAGAAGTTCGGCCACTTCGCGGCGAAGGAGGGCGACATCATCACCGGCGTCATCCAGGCCGACCGCGACAGCCGCACGGTGCGCGTCGACCTGGGCCCGCTGGAGGCGATCATGCCGCCGGCCGAGCAGGTGCCGACCGAGACCTACCGCCACGGCGACCGGATCCGCGTCTACGTGGTGGCGGTGCGCCGCGAGCCGAAGGGGCCGCAGGTGGTGGTCTCGCGCACGCACCCCAACCTGGTGCAGCGGCTGTTCAAGATGGAGGTGCCGGAGATCGAGTCCGGCGTCGTCGAGATCAAGGCGCTCGCCCGCGAGGCCGGCTACCGCACCAAGATCGCCGTCAACAGCAACGACACGAACGTGTCGGCCAAGGGGGCGTGCATCGGGCCGATGGGCCAGCGGGTCCGGGCGGTGATGAACGAGCTGAACGGCGAGAAGATCGACATCATCGACTGGTCCGAGGACGGCGCGACGTTCGTCGCCGAGGCGCTGAGCCCCGCCAAGGTCAGCTCGGTGACGGTCACCGACCAGTTCGCGAAGGCCGCGCGGGTCATCGTCCCCGACTACCAGCTCAGCCTGGCGATCGGTCGCGAGGGCCAGAACGCGCGCCTCGCCGCCCGGCTCACCGGGTGGCGCATCGACATCCGCCCGGACACCCAGCAGGACTGA
- a CDS encoding YlxR family protein, with protein sequence MPIRTCVGCRATEEPTAMVRVVAQAGRVVVGRTLPGRGAWLHPGCLEAALKRRALPRALRAPGVSTEGLAEAVAAEAGSGRGASR encoded by the coding sequence GTGCCGATCCGAACCTGCGTGGGCTGCCGCGCGACCGAGGAGCCGACCGCCATGGTGCGGGTGGTCGCCCAGGCCGGGCGCGTCGTGGTGGGGCGGACGCTCCCGGGGCGCGGCGCCTGGCTGCACCCGGGGTGCCTCGAGGCCGCCCTGAAGCGCCGGGCGCTGCCCCGCGCGCTGCGGGCGCCGGGCGTCTCCACCGAGGGCCTGGCCGAGGCGGTCGCCGCCGAGGCGGGGTCCGGGCGGGGTGCCTCGCGCTGA
- the rimP gene encoding ribosome maturation factor RimP, with the protein MNEHAIAALVEPVVARSGLEVDRIEIARAGKRSVLRVYLDGDGPDGRGPSLDEIADATRAISTALDESPAVGNAPYTLEVSTRGVSRPLTEAKHFRRNVGRLVKLTTPDGPVAGRIAAVDGDAVEVDVDGATRSVPLGDISNAVVQAELRKDSFADDADEEE; encoded by the coding sequence ATGAACGAGCATGCGATCGCGGCATTGGTGGAGCCGGTGGTGGCGCGCAGCGGGCTCGAAGTCGACCGGATCGAGATCGCGCGGGCGGGCAAGCGCAGCGTCCTGCGGGTCTACCTCGACGGTGACGGCCCCGACGGGCGCGGCCCCAGCCTCGACGAGATCGCCGACGCGACGCGCGCGATCTCCACGGCGCTGGACGAGTCGCCCGCCGTCGGCAACGCCCCCTACACCCTCGAGGTGAGCACGCGCGGCGTCAGCCGGCCGCTCACCGAGGCCAAGCACTTCCGCCGCAACGTCGGGCGTCTGGTGAAGCTCACCACGCCCGACGGCCCGGTGGCCGGCCGCATCGCGGCCGTCGACGGCGACGCCGTCGAAGTCGACGTGGACGGCGCGACCCGCAGCGTCCCGCTCGGCGACATCAGCAACGCCGTCGTCCAGGCCGAACTCCGCAAGGACTCCTTCGCCGACGACGCCGACGAAGAGGAGTGA
- the infB gene encoding translation initiation factor IF-2: MAKVRVYELAKEFGLESKEVLGILKDMGEFVRSASSTIEPPVVRRLTEKLKGGSSESKPAAPATPAAPKASAPAGTRPAAPGPRPSAPAPAPTGNRPAPAPGPRPAAPAPAPRPAAAPAPAPAPRPAAQPQQPPQQQRPAASAPQQPAAAPKPGAAARPGPRPGPRPGGTGGLPGQQQRAPRPGGAPRPGNNPFAPSQGMGVRRQRPDAPQQGARPGAPGRPGPRPGAEGGAPRMPRPGGTGGMPRPNPAMMPKHASGQLSPAGQRPARGGGAGGPGRGRPGGAGGPGGGARPGFGGGPSTGPVGGGGRGRGGRGGTQGAFGRGGGQARRGRKSKKARRAEFDQMEAPTIGGVRIRSGEGQKVRLRRGASLTDLAEKIGVDPASLVQVLFHLGEMVNATQSVADDTLQVLGAELNYDIEMVSPEDEDRELLESFDLEFGENAGDEDDLEPRPAVVTVMGHVDHGKTKLLDALRHSNVVAKEAGGITQAIGAYQVQTEVDGVERRITFIDTPGHEAFTAMRARGAKSTDIAVLVVAADDGVMPQTIEALNHAQAADVPVVVAVNKVDKETADPVRVRGELSEYGLIPEEYGGDTMFVDVSAVTREGLERLQEAIVLTADAALDLRANPDMPAQGVAIEAHLDKGRGPVATVLVQRGTLRTGDSIVAGSAHGRVRAMINDLGETVDEAPPSMPVQVLGLTSVPGAGDSFLAVDDDRMARQIADKREARQRAALLARTTRRKTLDQLFEQLEKGETQELKLILKGDSAGSVEALEDSLAKIEVGDEVSLRVIDRGVGAITETNVSLAAASDAVIIGYNVRAQGKATQMADSEGVDIRYYSVIYAAIDDVEAALKGMLKPIFEEKTMGQAEIREIFRSSKVGTIAGCMVLDGIMRRNAKARLLRDGIVVTETSIASLRREKDDATEVREGFECGLTLNHYSDIRIGDIVETFEMVEKPRD, from the coding sequence GTGGCTAAGGTCCGCGTCTACGAACTCGCGAAGGAGTTCGGACTCGAAAGCAAAGAGGTTCTGGGGATCCTCAAGGACATGGGCGAGTTCGTCCGGTCCGCATCCTCAACGATCGAGCCGCCCGTGGTGCGGCGGCTCACCGAGAAGCTGAAGGGCGGCTCCTCCGAGAGCAAGCCCGCCGCCCCGGCGACCCCGGCCGCCCCGAAGGCGTCCGCCCCCGCCGGCACGCGCCCGGCCGCGCCGGGCCCCCGGCCGTCGGCCCCCGCGCCCGCGCCGACGGGCAACCGCCCCGCGCCCGCACCGGGCCCGCGTCCCGCGGCTCCGGCGCCCGCGCCCCGGCCCGCTGCGGCGCCTGCGCCTGCGCCGGCCCCCCGCCCGGCCGCGCAGCCGCAGCAGCCGCCGCAGCAGCAGCGTCCGGCGGCCAGCGCGCCGCAGCAGCCCGCCGCGGCGCCCAAGCCGGGTGCCGCCGCGCGTCCCGGGCCCCGCCCGGGCCCGCGTCCGGGTGGCACCGGCGGCCTTCCCGGCCAGCAGCAGCGCGCCCCGCGTCCCGGTGGCGCACCGCGTCCCGGCAACAACCCGTTCGCGCCGAGCCAGGGCATGGGCGTGCGTCGCCAGCGCCCCGACGCGCCGCAGCAGGGTGCCCGTCCGGGTGCCCCGGGTCGTCCCGGCCCGCGCCCCGGCGCCGAGGGCGGCGCCCCGCGCATGCCGCGTCCCGGTGGGACCGGCGGCATGCCGCGTCCCAACCCCGCGATGATGCCCAAGCACGCCAGCGGCCAGCTCAGCCCGGCGGGGCAGCGTCCCGCCCGCGGCGGCGGCGCCGGCGGCCCCGGCCGCGGTCGTCCCGGCGGTGCCGGCGGTCCCGGCGGCGGTGCGCGTCCCGGCTTCGGCGGCGGCCCCTCGACCGGCCCGGTCGGCGGCGGTGGCCGCGGTCGCGGTGGTCGCGGCGGCACCCAGGGTGCGTTCGGTCGCGGTGGCGGCCAGGCGCGTCGCGGACGCAAGAGCAAGAAGGCGCGTCGCGCAGAGTTCGACCAGATGGAGGCCCCGACGATCGGCGGCGTCCGCATCCGGTCGGGTGAGGGCCAGAAGGTCCGGCTGCGTCGTGGCGCGTCCCTGACGGATCTCGCCGAGAAGATCGGCGTCGATCCCGCGTCCCTGGTGCAGGTGCTGTTCCACCTCGGCGAGATGGTCAACGCCACCCAGTCGGTGGCGGACGACACGCTGCAGGTGCTGGGCGCGGAGCTGAACTACGACATCGAGATGGTCAGCCCCGAGGACGAGGACCGCGAACTGCTGGAGTCCTTCGACCTCGAGTTCGGCGAGAACGCCGGCGACGAGGACGACCTGGAGCCCCGCCCCGCGGTCGTCACCGTCATGGGTCACGTCGACCACGGCAAGACGAAGCTGCTGGACGCGCTGCGCCACTCCAACGTGGTCGCCAAGGAGGCCGGCGGCATCACGCAGGCCATCGGCGCCTACCAGGTGCAGACCGAGGTCGACGGCGTCGAGCGTCGGATCACCTTCATCGACACCCCGGGCCACGAGGCGTTCACCGCCATGCGTGCCCGCGGCGCCAAGTCGACCGACATCGCGGTGCTCGTGGTGGCCGCCGACGACGGCGTGATGCCGCAGACGATCGAGGCGCTCAACCACGCCCAGGCCGCCGACGTGCCCGTCGTGGTCGCGGTCAACAAGGTCGACAAGGAGACCGCTGACCCGGTGCGGGTCCGCGGCGAACTGTCCGAGTACGGCCTGATCCCCGAGGAGTACGGCGGCGACACCATGTTCGTCGACGTCTCCGCGGTCACCCGCGAGGGCCTGGAGCGGCTGCAGGAGGCGATCGTCCTGACCGCCGACGCGGCCCTGGACCTGCGCGCCAACCCCGACATGCCCGCTCAGGGTGTGGCGATCGAGGCGCACCTCGACAAGGGCCGCGGCCCGGTCGCGACGGTCCTGGTCCAGCGCGGCACGCTCCGCACCGGCGACTCGATCGTCGCCGGCTCGGCGCACGGCCGCGTCCGCGCCATGATCAACGATCTGGGCGAGACCGTGGACGAGGCTCCGCCGTCGATGCCGGTCCAGGTGCTCGGCCTGACGTCGGTCCCCGGCGCCGGCGACAGCTTCCTGGCCGTCGACGACGACCGGATGGCCCGGCAGATCGCGGACAAGCGCGAGGCGCGTCAGCGCGCGGCACTGCTGGCCCGCACGACCCGCCGCAAGACCCTCGACCAGCTGTTCGAGCAGTTGGAGAAGGGCGAGACCCAGGAGCTCAAGCTCATCCTCAAGGGCGATTCGGCCGGTTCGGTCGAGGCGCTGGAGGACTCGCTGGCCAAGATCGAGGTCGGCGACGAGGTGTCGCTGCGCGTCATCGACCGCGGCGTCGGTGCCATCACCGAGACCAATGTCTCGCTGGCGGCGGCGTCCGACGCGGTCATCATCGGCTACAACGTCCGTGCCCAGGGCAAGGCCACGCAGATGGCCGACTCCGAGGGCGTCGACATCCGCTACTACTCGGTCATCTACGCGGCGATCGACGACGTGGAGGCGGCGCTCAAGGGCATGCTCAAGCCGATCTTCGAGGAGAAGACGATGGGGCAGGCGGAGATCCGCGAGATCTTCCGCAGCTCCAAGGTCGGGACGATCGCGGGCTGCATGGTGCTGGACGGCATCATGCGCCGCAACGCCAAGGCCCGCCTGCTCCGCGACGGCATCGTCGTCACGGAGACCTCGATCGCGTCGCTGCGGCGCGAGAAGGACGACGCCACCGAGGTCCGCGAGGGCTTCGAGTGCGGCCTGACGCTGAACCACTACAGCGACATCAGGATCGGCGACATCGTCGAGACGTTCGAGATGGTCGAGAAGCCGCGCGACTGA
- a CDS encoding peptidoglycan-binding protein: MIPLVAVLGRAENAPCAARTRPRPRGPRGGRHAQSSGHCRPVRSRTHGGDVSPGGTPAQAASPPCSSSTPVAQRPLLRRGDTGSCVRVLQQLLTARGFAATADGIFGPGTERAVRRFQGDRVELVVDGVVGQRSWSAMVANSGTRYTTGRGPNLSGRVVLSYDDCPTSLAAFTTMVRAARDQGVALVLFPTGQCVSAGRVDVGYARSLGHYVFNHSVSHPDLTTLSASGVATQLGTPGVQGSYGRPPYGAYNTAVKDAYLAKGMRVWTWTLDTNDWQGPKSQAQVVSIARGAPAGATVLMHMQHAAFNPTALQQITSGLASRGIGVCRNQGVTTPARPTVLAC, from the coding sequence GTGATCCCCCTTGTCGCTGTTCTGGGGCGGGCGGAGAATGCGCCATGCGCGGCGAGGACTCGCCCCCGACCGCGCGGACCCCGGGGAGGTCGCCATGCGCAGTCGTCCGGCCACTGCCGCCCTGTTCGTTCTCGCACTCACGGTGGTGATGTCTCTCCTGGGGGCACGCCCGCGCAGGCGGCCTCACCGCCCTGCAGTTCCTCGACCCCCGTCGCGCAGCGCCCGCTGCTGCGGCGCGGGGACACCGGCTCGTGCGTCCGGGTGCTGCAGCAGCTGCTCACCGCCCGCGGGTTCGCGGCGACCGCCGACGGCATCTTCGGCCCGGGCACCGAGCGCGCCGTGCGCAGGTTCCAGGGTGACCGCGTCGAACTCGTCGTGGACGGTGTCGTGGGTCAGCGCTCGTGGAGCGCGATGGTCGCCAACAGCGGCACCCGGTACACGACGGGCCGCGGCCCGAACCTGTCCGGCCGCGTGGTGCTGAGCTACGACGACTGCCCGACGTCGCTGGCGGCCTTCACGACCATGGTCCGCGCCGCCCGCGACCAGGGCGTCGCGCTGGTGCTGTTCCCGACGGGGCAGTGCGTGTCCGCGGGCCGCGTCGACGTGGGCTACGCGCGCAGCCTGGGTCACTACGTGTTCAACCACTCGGTCAGCCACCCCGACCTCACGACGCTCAGCGCGTCCGGGGTCGCGACCCAGCTCGGGACGCCGGGGGTGCAGGGGTCCTACGGCCGGCCGCCGTACGGCGCCTACAACACCGCGGTGAAGGACGCCTACCTCGCCAAGGGGATGCGCGTGTGGACGTGGACGCTCGACACCAACGACTGGCAGGGGCCCAAGTCGCAGGCCCAGGTGGTCTCGATCGCGCGCGGCGCGCCCGCCGGGGCGACGGTGCTGATGCACATGCAGCACGCCGCCTTCAACCCGACGGCGCTGCAGCAGATCACCTCGGGGCTGGCGTCGCGCGGCATCGGTGTGTGCCGCAACCAGGGCGTGACGACCCCGGCACGCCCCACCGTGCTGGCCTGCTGA
- the rbfA gene encoding 30S ribosome-binding factor RbfA: MGNPRYIKVAEQMKVIIAELLERRIKDPRLGFVTLTDVRLTGDGREATVFYTVLGDEAERVASAVALKSAGGLIRSTVGKQLGMKFTPTIAFVLDAVPETAAEMDALLAAARASDADLAARSAGATYAGDADPYKKPAEDDASEDDAEEN, encoded by the coding sequence ATGGGCAACCCGCGCTACATCAAGGTCGCCGAGCAGATGAAGGTGATCATCGCCGAACTGCTCGAGCGCCGCATCAAGGACCCGCGGCTGGGTTTCGTCACGCTCACCGACGTCCGCCTGACCGGTGATGGCCGCGAGGCGACGGTGTTCTACACCGTGCTCGGCGACGAGGCGGAGCGTGTGGCGAGCGCCGTGGCGCTGAAGTCCGCGGGCGGCCTGATCCGTTCCACGGTCGGCAAGCAGCTCGGGATGAAGTTCACCCCGACGATCGCCTTCGTCCTGGACGCGGTGCCGGAGACGGCCGCCGAGATGGACGCCCTGCTGGCGGCCGCCCGCGCCTCGGACGCCGACCTGGCGGCCCGCAGCGCCGGCGCGACCTACGCCGGGGACGCCGACCCGTACAAGAAGCCGGCCGAGGACGACGCGTCCGAGGACGACGCCGAGGAGAACTGA
- a CDS encoding UxaA family hydrolase, protein MNVTASDDVEVVTSEGGAVPAGHKVAVRPVRAGSPVRKFGHVIGYATADIAVGEHVHSHNLAFGDHTGEPAAADAAPAWTDGLPTGVPTTFRGIRRPDGRVATRNVIAVASTVNCSATVCQRIASTIERAGLLDAWDGVDAVVPITHTTGCGLAVEGPDMDQLRRTLAGYAGHVNVAGLVVVALGCEMNQISAFLDAADLPAHLPVERLAIQEVGGTRATVEAGVAAVERLAAAIGPVEREDIGVDELVLGLNCGGSDGWSSLTANPALGVASDLLVAHGGTSVLAETPEIYGAEDLLLGRAEPATADRLRAIIARWEREIAAAGETLDNNPSPGNKAGGITTILEKSLGAVSKAGHAPLAAVYEYAQRIDTPGLGFMDTPGYDPVSVTGLIAGGANVVVFTTGRGSALGSQLVPVIKVATNTPLFERMRDDMDLNAGDVVDAGVPLADKGRELYELIVATASGRRTASEELGYGSQEFIPWMKGPTY, encoded by the coding sequence ATGAACGTGACAGCGTCCGATGACGTCGAGGTCGTGACCAGCGAGGGCGGGGCCGTCCCCGCCGGCCACAAGGTCGCCGTCCGGCCCGTGCGCGCCGGGTCGCCGGTCCGCAAGTTCGGCCACGTGATCGGGTACGCGACCGCCGACATCGCGGTGGGCGAGCACGTGCACTCCCACAACCTCGCCTTCGGCGACCACACCGGCGAGCCCGCCGCGGCCGACGCGGCCCCCGCCTGGACCGACGGCCTGCCCACCGGGGTGCCGACCACGTTCCGCGGCATCCGGCGCCCCGACGGCCGCGTGGCGACCCGCAACGTCATCGCGGTGGCGTCCACCGTGAACTGCTCGGCGACGGTCTGCCAGCGCATCGCCTCGACCATCGAGCGCGCGGGCCTGCTGGACGCCTGGGACGGCGTGGACGCCGTGGTCCCCATCACCCACACCACCGGGTGCGGCCTCGCCGTCGAGGGCCCCGACATGGACCAGCTGCGCCGCACCCTCGCCGGCTACGCCGGTCACGTCAACGTGGCCGGCCTGGTCGTGGTGGCGCTGGGCTGCGAGATGAACCAGATCTCCGCGTTCCTGGACGCCGCCGACCTGCCCGCGCACCTGCCGGTGGAACGCCTCGCCATCCAGGAGGTGGGCGGCACCCGCGCGACCGTCGAGGCCGGGGTCGCCGCCGTCGAGCGGCTCGCCGCGGCGATCGGGCCCGTCGAGCGCGAGGACATCGGCGTCGACGAGTTGGTCCTGGGGCTGAACTGCGGTGGCTCGGACGGCTGGTCGTCCCTGACCGCGAACCCGGCGCTGGGCGTGGCCTCCGACCTGCTGGTCGCGCACGGGGGCACCTCGGTGCTCGCGGAGACGCCCGAGATCTACGGCGCCGAGGACCTGCTGCTCGGCCGCGCCGAGCCGGCGACCGCCGACCGGCTGCGCGCCATCATCGCGCGCTGGGAGCGCGAGATCGCCGCGGCCGGCGAGACGCTCGACAACAACCCCAGCCCGGGCAACAAGGCCGGCGGGATCACCACCATCCTGGAGAAGTCCCTGGGGGCGGTGTCCAAGGCGGGGCACGCCCCGCTGGCGGCGGTCTACGAGTACGCGCAGCGCATCGACACCCCGGGGCTGGGGTTCATGGACACCCCCGGCTACGACCCGGTCTCGGTGACGGGGCTGATCGCGGGCGGCGCCAACGTCGTCGTCTTCACCACCGGACGCGGCTCCGCGCTCGGGAGCCAGCTCGTGCCCGTCATCAAGGTCGCCACCAACACGCCGCTGTTCGAGCGGATGCGCGACGACATGGACCTCAACGCGGGCGACGTCGTCGACGCCGGCGTCCCGCTGGCGGACAAGGGGCGCGAGCTCTACGAGCTCATCGTCGCCACGGCGTCCGGGCGGCGCACCGCCAGTGAGGAACTGGGCTACGGCTCCCAGGAGTTCATCCCGTGGATGAAGGGGCCCACCTACTGA
- a CDS encoding sulfite exporter TauE/SafE family protein, translated as MTGLELPLATLALLVAASFFAGWVDSVVGGGGLIQLPSLLIGLPADTPVPTIAGTNKLPSSLGTAAAALTYLRRVPITYLHLVPLIAGAASGSALGAQLTHLLDRRAFNPLVLAAIVGVGWYTWRRPQLGMAAEDAHAGWAAGLRLLGIGLLVGAWDGFIGPGTGSFFLILLVAVMGLEFLQATALAKVANLTTNVAALFVFGFSGNILWGLGLAMGAANVCGGCSARAPRSSTATASCAGSSWW; from the coding sequence GTGACCGGGCTGGAGCTGCCGCTGGCGACGCTGGCGCTGCTCGTCGCCGCCTCCTTCTTCGCCGGCTGGGTCGACTCGGTCGTGGGCGGCGGCGGGCTGATCCAACTGCCGTCGCTGCTGATCGGGCTGCCCGCCGACACCCCGGTCCCGACGATCGCGGGCACCAACAAGCTGCCCAGTTCGCTGGGCACCGCCGCCGCGGCCCTCACCTACCTGCGGCGCGTCCCCATCACGTACCTCCACCTCGTGCCGCTCATCGCGGGCGCGGCCTCCGGATCCGCGCTGGGGGCGCAGCTCACCCACCTGCTGGACCGGCGCGCGTTCAACCCGCTCGTGCTGGCCGCGATCGTGGGGGTGGGCTGGTACACGTGGCGCCGGCCCCAACTCGGCATGGCCGCCGAGGACGCGCACGCCGGCTGGGCGGCCGGGCTGCGGCTGCTGGGGATCGGCCTGCTCGTCGGCGCGTGGGACGGCTTCATCGGGCCGGGCACCGGGTCGTTCTTCCTCATCCTGCTCGTCGCGGTCATGGGGCTGGAGTTCCTGCAGGCGACCGCGCTGGCCAAGGTCGCCAACCTGACCACCAACGTGGCGGCGCTGTTCGTGTTCGGGTTCTCGGGCAACATCCTGTGGGGGTTGGGGCTCGCGATGGGTGCGGCGAACGTGTGCGGGGGCTGCTCGGCGCGCGCACCGCGCTCAAGCACGGCAACGGCTTCGTGCGCCGGGTCTTCCTGGTGGTGA